From a region of the Danaus plexippus chromosome 8, MEX_DaPlex, whole genome shotgun sequence genome:
- the LOC116776057 gene encoding uncharacterized protein CG5098-like isoform X3, whose protein sequence is MSGGSQHNPNGRQSQLGAGWSPLQLQVANLLARAPQAHMASERGLTWHTPTPPPHLYHVPAPSPPDPLQGLLTLQAMKGANSVFRHTATPPELFRHTPTPPDKHLMRHTPSPGDVKAGAALPPSDLYPHLGPGREKLLRADELLAYARGGVDLTVGSRGSNGSPTIHSGPALSVRDAPTINSLLARSRPAHARVDSLLERLSAAPPVSPHSVIVHPRAAPTPSPPSSNEDSADSCGAPPGSKRKRKPERTIRVPVPPPPPAEVPRPATPPRVLPVPTQPLENGDTGHMTQNGPQKPPTPQPPEPHARRKTRSGSAETIDDIAAMIASTDSERRDTIPEPAPPEPEVPVTVDKLKSVLASPEPEVKSPPAIQNCPQPEPKSPKKSPKKEEPETPPAAAAAPRRRSTRTSNTESANVPVESPSEAKPAEPESSEARSAEPTAASFMEVENQLEKMFAGLEEAPASERTESASDNKQTAKARKRRKSAPTKGERKASKRASRASTGDEAPRRKTIRKKIDKKKKESVKDAYDSGSNASSSRSRGPYIQIVGPRDSPVSVSVINAAAGEEERRTADEWRNGLRARGLHASTLGLRYDASTPDASWLCAFCERGPHHSGLGDLFGPYPIDVNSEEYSTLDESSKRRFTSSSGGAEVWFHEACGVWAPGLLAAGARLWGLAEAVCGARGLRCGSCGRQGAALACSSRACQAATHYPCATSWKLTDDFRAFCPRHA, encoded by the exons ATGTCCGGTGGCTCGCAACACAACCCTAATGGAAGACAATCGCAACTGGGAGCGGGTTGGAGCCCATTACAG TTACAGGTGGCCAATCTGCTGGCACGAGCTCCTCAAGCGCACATGGCTTCGGAGAGGGGTCTGACTTGGCACACACCAACTCCACCACCACATTTATACCATGTACCAGCCCCATCACCACCCGATCCGTTACAA GGTCTTTTGACGTTGCAGGCAATGAAGGGTGCCAACTCGGTGTTCAGACACACAGCCACCCCTCCAGAACTGTTCAGACACACGCCCACACCTCCGGACAAACATTTGATGcg gCACACTCCATCCCCGGGTGACGTCAAGGCCGGAGCTGCACTCCCGCCGAGTGATCTGTATCCTCATTTGGGACCAGGGAGGG AAAAACTCCTCCGAGCTGATGAGTTGCTGGCGTACGCGCGTGGTGGGGTCGACCTGACGGTGGGCTCGCGGGGGTCCAACGGTTCTCCCACAATACACTCGGGTCCTGCGCTGTCCGTCCGCGATGCGCCCACAATCAACAGCCTGCTCGCCCGGTCGCGTCCGGCCCACGCGAGGGTGGACTCTCTACTGGAGCGTCTCTCCGCCGCACCCCCCGTCTCCCCCCACTCCGTCATAGTTCACCCCCGCGCCGCTCCCACGCCGTCACCCCCCTCCTCTAATGAG GATTCGGCGGATTCTTGCGGCGCCCCGCCGGGTTCCAAACGGAAACGGAAACCGGAACGCACAATACGTGTTCCTGTACCACCTCCTCCGCCCGCTGAAGTACCAAGACCCGCAACACCGCCTAGAGTTTTACCAGTACCGACACAGCCGTTAGAAAATGGCGACACAGGACACATGACACAAAACGGACCACAGAAACCTCCCACTCCACAGCCACCAGAACCACACGCTAGAAGAAAAACACGATCAGGTTCCGCTGAGACCATAGACGATATAGCGGCCATGATCGCCAGTACAGACTCAGAGCGTCGAGATACAATCCCAGAACCGGCTCCACCTGAACCGGAAGTTCCGGTCACAGTTGATAAACTAAAAAGTGTCTTAGCAAGTCCAGAACCCGAAGTGAAATCGCCGCCAGCCATACAGAACTGCCCGCAGCCGGAGCCGAAATCTCCGAAGAAGTCGCCTAAAAAAGAGGAACCGGAAACGCCTCCCGCTGCGGCCGCGGCGCCGCGGAGGAGAAGCACAAGAACATCAAACACCGAATCAGCAAACGTACCAGTCGAATCACCGTCGGAAGCAAAGCCAGCGGAGCCGGAGTCCAGTGAGGCGAGGAGTGCGGAGCCGACTGCAGCTAGCTTCATGGAAGTTGAGAATCAGTTGGAGAAAATGTTCGCCGGCTTAGAAGAAGCACCGGCCTCCGAGCGGACGGAGAGCGCCAGCGACAACAAACAGACGGCCAAGGCTAGGAAACGGAGAAAATCTGCCCCCACCAAAGGCGAACGGAAGGCGTCCAAGCGCGCGAGCAGGGCTTCCACCGGCGACGAGGCGCCAAGGCGGAAGACGATCAGGAAAAAAATCGacaaaaagaaaaaggaaTCCGTCAAAGACGCGTACGACTCGGGCAGCAATGCGAGCTCCAGTCGATCGAGAGGACCCTACATACAG ATCGTGGGTCCGCGGGATTCCCCTGTTTCCGTGTCAGTCATCAACGCGGCGGCCGGCGAGGAGGAGCGCAGGACTGCGGACGAGTGGAGGAACGGCCTGCGGGCGCGGGGTCTGCACGCGAGCACGCTGGGCCTCCGCTACGACGCCTCCACTCCGGACGCCTCCTGGCTGTGCGCCTTCTGCGAGCGGGGACCTCACCACTCGGGCCTGGGAGACCTATTCGGACCTTATCCCATTGACGTCAACTCAGAGGAGTATAG TACTCTGGACGAGTCATCGAAGCGTCGTTTCACATCGTCGTCCGGGGGTGCGGAGGTGTGGTTTCACGAGGCGTGCGGCGTCTGGGCACCAGGGCTGCTGGCGGCGGGCGCCCGACTCTGGGGGCTGGCGGAGGCCGTCTGCGGAGCCCGGGGCCTCCGCTGCGGGTCCTGCGGCCGGCAGGGCGCCGCCCTGGCCTGCTCCTCCCGCGCCTGCCAGGCCGCCACTCACTACCCCTGCGCCACCTCGTGGAAACTCACCGATGACTTCAGAGCATTCTGCCCCAGACACGCCTAG
- the LOC116776057 gene encoding uncharacterized protein CG5098-like isoform X1 → MSGGSQHNPNGRQSQLGAGWSPLQLQVANLLARAPQAHMASERGLTWHTPTPPPHLYHVPAPSPPDPLQGLLTLQAMKGANSVFRHTATPPELFRHTPTPPDKHLMRHTPSPGDVKAGAALPPSDLYPHLGPGREKLLRADELLAYARGGVDLTVGSRGSNGSPTIHSGPALSVRDAPTINSLLARSRPAHARVDSLLERLSAAPPVSPHSVIVHPRAAPTPSPPSSNEVSLYDSADSCGAPPGSKRKRKPERTIRVPVPPPPPAEVPRPATPPRVLPVPTQPLENGDTGHMTQNGPQKPPTPQPPEPHARRKTRSGSAETIDDIAAMIASTDSERRDTIPEPAPPEPEVPVTVDKLKSVLASPEPEVKSPPAIQNCPQPEPKSPKKSPKKEEPETPPAAAAAPRRRSTRTSNTESANVPVESPSEAKPAEPESSEARSAEPTAASFMEVENQLEKMFAGLEEAPASERTESASDNKQTAKARKRRKSAPTKGERKASKRASRASTGDEAPRRKTIRKKIDKKKKESVKDAYDSGSNASSSRSRGPYIQIVGPRDSPVSVSVINAAAGEEERRTADEWRNGLRARGLHASTLGLRYDASTPDASWLCAFCERGPHHSGLGDLFGPYPIDVNSEEYSTLDESSKRRFTSSSGGAEVWFHEACGVWAPGLLAAGARLWGLAEAVCGARGLRCGSCGRQGAALACSSRACQAATHYPCATSWKLTDDFRAFCPRHA, encoded by the exons ATGTCCGGTGGCTCGCAACACAACCCTAATGGAAGACAATCGCAACTGGGAGCGGGTTGGAGCCCATTACAG TTACAGGTGGCCAATCTGCTGGCACGAGCTCCTCAAGCGCACATGGCTTCGGAGAGGGGTCTGACTTGGCACACACCAACTCCACCACCACATTTATACCATGTACCAGCCCCATCACCACCCGATCCGTTACAA GGTCTTTTGACGTTGCAGGCAATGAAGGGTGCCAACTCGGTGTTCAGACACACAGCCACCCCTCCAGAACTGTTCAGACACACGCCCACACCTCCGGACAAACATTTGATGcg gCACACTCCATCCCCGGGTGACGTCAAGGCCGGAGCTGCACTCCCGCCGAGTGATCTGTATCCTCATTTGGGACCAGGGAGGG AAAAACTCCTCCGAGCTGATGAGTTGCTGGCGTACGCGCGTGGTGGGGTCGACCTGACGGTGGGCTCGCGGGGGTCCAACGGTTCTCCCACAATACACTCGGGTCCTGCGCTGTCCGTCCGCGATGCGCCCACAATCAACAGCCTGCTCGCCCGGTCGCGTCCGGCCCACGCGAGGGTGGACTCTCTACTGGAGCGTCTCTCCGCCGCACCCCCCGTCTCCCCCCACTCCGTCATAGTTCACCCCCGCGCCGCTCCCACGCCGTCACCCCCCTCCTCTAATGAGGTTAGTCTGTAT GATTCGGCGGATTCTTGCGGCGCCCCGCCGGGTTCCAAACGGAAACGGAAACCGGAACGCACAATACGTGTTCCTGTACCACCTCCTCCGCCCGCTGAAGTACCAAGACCCGCAACACCGCCTAGAGTTTTACCAGTACCGACACAGCCGTTAGAAAATGGCGACACAGGACACATGACACAAAACGGACCACAGAAACCTCCCACTCCACAGCCACCAGAACCACACGCTAGAAGAAAAACACGATCAGGTTCCGCTGAGACCATAGACGATATAGCGGCCATGATCGCCAGTACAGACTCAGAGCGTCGAGATACAATCCCAGAACCGGCTCCACCTGAACCGGAAGTTCCGGTCACAGTTGATAAACTAAAAAGTGTCTTAGCAAGTCCAGAACCCGAAGTGAAATCGCCGCCAGCCATACAGAACTGCCCGCAGCCGGAGCCGAAATCTCCGAAGAAGTCGCCTAAAAAAGAGGAACCGGAAACGCCTCCCGCTGCGGCCGCGGCGCCGCGGAGGAGAAGCACAAGAACATCAAACACCGAATCAGCAAACGTACCAGTCGAATCACCGTCGGAAGCAAAGCCAGCGGAGCCGGAGTCCAGTGAGGCGAGGAGTGCGGAGCCGACTGCAGCTAGCTTCATGGAAGTTGAGAATCAGTTGGAGAAAATGTTCGCCGGCTTAGAAGAAGCACCGGCCTCCGAGCGGACGGAGAGCGCCAGCGACAACAAACAGACGGCCAAGGCTAGGAAACGGAGAAAATCTGCCCCCACCAAAGGCGAACGGAAGGCGTCCAAGCGCGCGAGCAGGGCTTCCACCGGCGACGAGGCGCCAAGGCGGAAGACGATCAGGAAAAAAATCGacaaaaagaaaaaggaaTCCGTCAAAGACGCGTACGACTCGGGCAGCAATGCGAGCTCCAGTCGATCGAGAGGACCCTACATACAG ATCGTGGGTCCGCGGGATTCCCCTGTTTCCGTGTCAGTCATCAACGCGGCGGCCGGCGAGGAGGAGCGCAGGACTGCGGACGAGTGGAGGAACGGCCTGCGGGCGCGGGGTCTGCACGCGAGCACGCTGGGCCTCCGCTACGACGCCTCCACTCCGGACGCCTCCTGGCTGTGCGCCTTCTGCGAGCGGGGACCTCACCACTCGGGCCTGGGAGACCTATTCGGACCTTATCCCATTGACGTCAACTCAGAGGAGTATAG TACTCTGGACGAGTCATCGAAGCGTCGTTTCACATCGTCGTCCGGGGGTGCGGAGGTGTGGTTTCACGAGGCGTGCGGCGTCTGGGCACCAGGGCTGCTGGCGGCGGGCGCCCGACTCTGGGGGCTGGCGGAGGCCGTCTGCGGAGCCCGGGGCCTCCGCTGCGGGTCCTGCGGCCGGCAGGGCGCCGCCCTGGCCTGCTCCTCCCGCGCCTGCCAGGCCGCCACTCACTACCCCTGCGCCACCTCGTGGAAACTCACCGATGACTTCAGAGCATTCTGCCCCAGACACGCCTAG
- the LOC116776057 gene encoding uncharacterized protein CG5098-like isoform X4: protein MSGGSQHNPNGRQSQLGAGWSPLQLQVANLLARAPQAHMASERGLTWHTPTPPPHLYHVPAPSPPDPLQAMKGANSVFRHTATPPELFRHTPTPPDKHLMRHTPSPGDVKAGAALPPSDLYPHLGPGREKLLRADELLAYARGGVDLTVGSRGSNGSPTIHSGPALSVRDAPTINSLLARSRPAHARVDSLLERLSAAPPVSPHSVIVHPRAAPTPSPPSSNEVSLYDSADSCGAPPGSKRKRKPERTIRVPVPPPPPAEVPRPATPPRVLPVPTQPLENGDTGHMTQNGPQKPPTPQPPEPHARRKTRSGSAETIDDIAAMIASTDSERRDTIPEPAPPEPEVPVTVDKLKSVLASPEPEVKSPPAIQNCPQPEPKSPKKSPKKEEPETPPAAAAAPRRRSTRTSNTESANVPVESPSEAKPAEPESSEARSAEPTAASFMEVENQLEKMFAGLEEAPASERTESASDNKQTAKARKRRKSAPTKGERKASKRASRASTGDEAPRRKTIRKKIDKKKKESVKDAYDSGSNASSSRSRGPYIQIVGPRDSPVSVSVINAAAGEEERRTADEWRNGLRARGLHASTLGLRYDASTPDASWLCAFCERGPHHSGLGDLFGPYPIDVNSEEYSTLDESSKRRFTSSSGGAEVWFHEACGVWAPGLLAAGARLWGLAEAVCGARGLRCGSCGRQGAALACSSRACQAATHYPCATSWKLTDDFRAFCPRHA, encoded by the exons ATGTCCGGTGGCTCGCAACACAACCCTAATGGAAGACAATCGCAACTGGGAGCGGGTTGGAGCCCATTACAG TTACAGGTGGCCAATCTGCTGGCACGAGCTCCTCAAGCGCACATGGCTTCGGAGAGGGGTCTGACTTGGCACACACCAACTCCACCACCACATTTATACCATGTACCAGCCCCATCACCACCCGATCCGTTACAA GCAATGAAGGGTGCCAACTCGGTGTTCAGACACACAGCCACCCCTCCAGAACTGTTCAGACACACGCCCACACCTCCGGACAAACATTTGATGcg gCACACTCCATCCCCGGGTGACGTCAAGGCCGGAGCTGCACTCCCGCCGAGTGATCTGTATCCTCATTTGGGACCAGGGAGGG AAAAACTCCTCCGAGCTGATGAGTTGCTGGCGTACGCGCGTGGTGGGGTCGACCTGACGGTGGGCTCGCGGGGGTCCAACGGTTCTCCCACAATACACTCGGGTCCTGCGCTGTCCGTCCGCGATGCGCCCACAATCAACAGCCTGCTCGCCCGGTCGCGTCCGGCCCACGCGAGGGTGGACTCTCTACTGGAGCGTCTCTCCGCCGCACCCCCCGTCTCCCCCCACTCCGTCATAGTTCACCCCCGCGCCGCTCCCACGCCGTCACCCCCCTCCTCTAATGAGGTTAGTCTGTAT GATTCGGCGGATTCTTGCGGCGCCCCGCCGGGTTCCAAACGGAAACGGAAACCGGAACGCACAATACGTGTTCCTGTACCACCTCCTCCGCCCGCTGAAGTACCAAGACCCGCAACACCGCCTAGAGTTTTACCAGTACCGACACAGCCGTTAGAAAATGGCGACACAGGACACATGACACAAAACGGACCACAGAAACCTCCCACTCCACAGCCACCAGAACCACACGCTAGAAGAAAAACACGATCAGGTTCCGCTGAGACCATAGACGATATAGCGGCCATGATCGCCAGTACAGACTCAGAGCGTCGAGATACAATCCCAGAACCGGCTCCACCTGAACCGGAAGTTCCGGTCACAGTTGATAAACTAAAAAGTGTCTTAGCAAGTCCAGAACCCGAAGTGAAATCGCCGCCAGCCATACAGAACTGCCCGCAGCCGGAGCCGAAATCTCCGAAGAAGTCGCCTAAAAAAGAGGAACCGGAAACGCCTCCCGCTGCGGCCGCGGCGCCGCGGAGGAGAAGCACAAGAACATCAAACACCGAATCAGCAAACGTACCAGTCGAATCACCGTCGGAAGCAAAGCCAGCGGAGCCGGAGTCCAGTGAGGCGAGGAGTGCGGAGCCGACTGCAGCTAGCTTCATGGAAGTTGAGAATCAGTTGGAGAAAATGTTCGCCGGCTTAGAAGAAGCACCGGCCTCCGAGCGGACGGAGAGCGCCAGCGACAACAAACAGACGGCCAAGGCTAGGAAACGGAGAAAATCTGCCCCCACCAAAGGCGAACGGAAGGCGTCCAAGCGCGCGAGCAGGGCTTCCACCGGCGACGAGGCGCCAAGGCGGAAGACGATCAGGAAAAAAATCGacaaaaagaaaaaggaaTCCGTCAAAGACGCGTACGACTCGGGCAGCAATGCGAGCTCCAGTCGATCGAGAGGACCCTACATACAG ATCGTGGGTCCGCGGGATTCCCCTGTTTCCGTGTCAGTCATCAACGCGGCGGCCGGCGAGGAGGAGCGCAGGACTGCGGACGAGTGGAGGAACGGCCTGCGGGCGCGGGGTCTGCACGCGAGCACGCTGGGCCTCCGCTACGACGCCTCCACTCCGGACGCCTCCTGGCTGTGCGCCTTCTGCGAGCGGGGACCTCACCACTCGGGCCTGGGAGACCTATTCGGACCTTATCCCATTGACGTCAACTCAGAGGAGTATAG TACTCTGGACGAGTCATCGAAGCGTCGTTTCACATCGTCGTCCGGGGGTGCGGAGGTGTGGTTTCACGAGGCGTGCGGCGTCTGGGCACCAGGGCTGCTGGCGGCGGGCGCCCGACTCTGGGGGCTGGCGGAGGCCGTCTGCGGAGCCCGGGGCCTCCGCTGCGGGTCCTGCGGCCGGCAGGGCGCCGCCCTGGCCTGCTCCTCCCGCGCCTGCCAGGCCGCCACTCACTACCCCTGCGCCACCTCGTGGAAACTCACCGATGACTTCAGAGCATTCTGCCCCAGACACGCCTAG
- the LOC116776057 gene encoding uncharacterized protein CG5098-like isoform X2 → MSGGSQHNPNGRQSQLGAGWSPLQVANLLARAPQAHMASERGLTWHTPTPPPHLYHVPAPSPPDPLQGLLTLQAMKGANSVFRHTATPPELFRHTPTPPDKHLMRHTPSPGDVKAGAALPPSDLYPHLGPGREKLLRADELLAYARGGVDLTVGSRGSNGSPTIHSGPALSVRDAPTINSLLARSRPAHARVDSLLERLSAAPPVSPHSVIVHPRAAPTPSPPSSNEVSLYDSADSCGAPPGSKRKRKPERTIRVPVPPPPPAEVPRPATPPRVLPVPTQPLENGDTGHMTQNGPQKPPTPQPPEPHARRKTRSGSAETIDDIAAMIASTDSERRDTIPEPAPPEPEVPVTVDKLKSVLASPEPEVKSPPAIQNCPQPEPKSPKKSPKKEEPETPPAAAAAPRRRSTRTSNTESANVPVESPSEAKPAEPESSEARSAEPTAASFMEVENQLEKMFAGLEEAPASERTESASDNKQTAKARKRRKSAPTKGERKASKRASRASTGDEAPRRKTIRKKIDKKKKESVKDAYDSGSNASSSRSRGPYIQIVGPRDSPVSVSVINAAAGEEERRTADEWRNGLRARGLHASTLGLRYDASTPDASWLCAFCERGPHHSGLGDLFGPYPIDVNSEEYSTLDESSKRRFTSSSGGAEVWFHEACGVWAPGLLAAGARLWGLAEAVCGARGLRCGSCGRQGAALACSSRACQAATHYPCATSWKLTDDFRAFCPRHA, encoded by the exons ATGTCCGGTGGCTCGCAACACAACCCTAATGGAAGACAATCGCAACTGGGAGCGGGTTGGAGCCCATTACAG GTGGCCAATCTGCTGGCACGAGCTCCTCAAGCGCACATGGCTTCGGAGAGGGGTCTGACTTGGCACACACCAACTCCACCACCACATTTATACCATGTACCAGCCCCATCACCACCCGATCCGTTACAA GGTCTTTTGACGTTGCAGGCAATGAAGGGTGCCAACTCGGTGTTCAGACACACAGCCACCCCTCCAGAACTGTTCAGACACACGCCCACACCTCCGGACAAACATTTGATGcg gCACACTCCATCCCCGGGTGACGTCAAGGCCGGAGCTGCACTCCCGCCGAGTGATCTGTATCCTCATTTGGGACCAGGGAGGG AAAAACTCCTCCGAGCTGATGAGTTGCTGGCGTACGCGCGTGGTGGGGTCGACCTGACGGTGGGCTCGCGGGGGTCCAACGGTTCTCCCACAATACACTCGGGTCCTGCGCTGTCCGTCCGCGATGCGCCCACAATCAACAGCCTGCTCGCCCGGTCGCGTCCGGCCCACGCGAGGGTGGACTCTCTACTGGAGCGTCTCTCCGCCGCACCCCCCGTCTCCCCCCACTCCGTCATAGTTCACCCCCGCGCCGCTCCCACGCCGTCACCCCCCTCCTCTAATGAGGTTAGTCTGTAT GATTCGGCGGATTCTTGCGGCGCCCCGCCGGGTTCCAAACGGAAACGGAAACCGGAACGCACAATACGTGTTCCTGTACCACCTCCTCCGCCCGCTGAAGTACCAAGACCCGCAACACCGCCTAGAGTTTTACCAGTACCGACACAGCCGTTAGAAAATGGCGACACAGGACACATGACACAAAACGGACCACAGAAACCTCCCACTCCACAGCCACCAGAACCACACGCTAGAAGAAAAACACGATCAGGTTCCGCTGAGACCATAGACGATATAGCGGCCATGATCGCCAGTACAGACTCAGAGCGTCGAGATACAATCCCAGAACCGGCTCCACCTGAACCGGAAGTTCCGGTCACAGTTGATAAACTAAAAAGTGTCTTAGCAAGTCCAGAACCCGAAGTGAAATCGCCGCCAGCCATACAGAACTGCCCGCAGCCGGAGCCGAAATCTCCGAAGAAGTCGCCTAAAAAAGAGGAACCGGAAACGCCTCCCGCTGCGGCCGCGGCGCCGCGGAGGAGAAGCACAAGAACATCAAACACCGAATCAGCAAACGTACCAGTCGAATCACCGTCGGAAGCAAAGCCAGCGGAGCCGGAGTCCAGTGAGGCGAGGAGTGCGGAGCCGACTGCAGCTAGCTTCATGGAAGTTGAGAATCAGTTGGAGAAAATGTTCGCCGGCTTAGAAGAAGCACCGGCCTCCGAGCGGACGGAGAGCGCCAGCGACAACAAACAGACGGCCAAGGCTAGGAAACGGAGAAAATCTGCCCCCACCAAAGGCGAACGGAAGGCGTCCAAGCGCGCGAGCAGGGCTTCCACCGGCGACGAGGCGCCAAGGCGGAAGACGATCAGGAAAAAAATCGacaaaaagaaaaaggaaTCCGTCAAAGACGCGTACGACTCGGGCAGCAATGCGAGCTCCAGTCGATCGAGAGGACCCTACATACAG ATCGTGGGTCCGCGGGATTCCCCTGTTTCCGTGTCAGTCATCAACGCGGCGGCCGGCGAGGAGGAGCGCAGGACTGCGGACGAGTGGAGGAACGGCCTGCGGGCGCGGGGTCTGCACGCGAGCACGCTGGGCCTCCGCTACGACGCCTCCACTCCGGACGCCTCCTGGCTGTGCGCCTTCTGCGAGCGGGGACCTCACCACTCGGGCCTGGGAGACCTATTCGGACCTTATCCCATTGACGTCAACTCAGAGGAGTATAG TACTCTGGACGAGTCATCGAAGCGTCGTTTCACATCGTCGTCCGGGGGTGCGGAGGTGTGGTTTCACGAGGCGTGCGGCGTCTGGGCACCAGGGCTGCTGGCGGCGGGCGCCCGACTCTGGGGGCTGGCGGAGGCCGTCTGCGGAGCCCGGGGCCTCCGCTGCGGGTCCTGCGGCCGGCAGGGCGCCGCCCTGGCCTGCTCCTCCCGCGCCTGCCAGGCCGCCACTCACTACCCCTGCGCCACCTCGTGGAAACTCACCGATGACTTCAGAGCATTCTGCCCCAGACACGCCTAG
- the LOC116776057 gene encoding uncharacterized protein CG5098-like isoform X5 yields the protein MSGGSQHNPNGRQSQLGAGWSPLQLQVANLLARAPQAHMASERGLTWHTPTPPPHLYHVPAPSPPDPLQAMKGANSVFRHTATPPELFRHTPTPPDKHLMRHTPSPGDVKAGAALPPSDLYPHLGPGREKLLRADELLAYARGGVDLTVGSRGSNGSPTIHSGPALSVRDAPTINSLLARSRPAHARVDSLLERLSAAPPVSPHSVIVHPRAAPTPSPPSSNEDSADSCGAPPGSKRKRKPERTIRVPVPPPPPAEVPRPATPPRVLPVPTQPLENGDTGHMTQNGPQKPPTPQPPEPHARRKTRSGSAETIDDIAAMIASTDSERRDTIPEPAPPEPEVPVTVDKLKSVLASPEPEVKSPPAIQNCPQPEPKSPKKSPKKEEPETPPAAAAAPRRRSTRTSNTESANVPVESPSEAKPAEPESSEARSAEPTAASFMEVENQLEKMFAGLEEAPASERTESASDNKQTAKARKRRKSAPTKGERKASKRASRASTGDEAPRRKTIRKKIDKKKKESVKDAYDSGSNASSSRSRGPYIQIVGPRDSPVSVSVINAAAGEEERRTADEWRNGLRARGLHASTLGLRYDASTPDASWLCAFCERGPHHSGLGDLFGPYPIDVNSEEYSTLDESSKRRFTSSSGGAEVWFHEACGVWAPGLLAAGARLWGLAEAVCGARGLRCGSCGRQGAALACSSRACQAATHYPCATSWKLTDDFRAFCPRHA from the exons ATGTCCGGTGGCTCGCAACACAACCCTAATGGAAGACAATCGCAACTGGGAGCGGGTTGGAGCCCATTACAG TTACAGGTGGCCAATCTGCTGGCACGAGCTCCTCAAGCGCACATGGCTTCGGAGAGGGGTCTGACTTGGCACACACCAACTCCACCACCACATTTATACCATGTACCAGCCCCATCACCACCCGATCCGTTACAA GCAATGAAGGGTGCCAACTCGGTGTTCAGACACACAGCCACCCCTCCAGAACTGTTCAGACACACGCCCACACCTCCGGACAAACATTTGATGcg gCACACTCCATCCCCGGGTGACGTCAAGGCCGGAGCTGCACTCCCGCCGAGTGATCTGTATCCTCATTTGGGACCAGGGAGGG AAAAACTCCTCCGAGCTGATGAGTTGCTGGCGTACGCGCGTGGTGGGGTCGACCTGACGGTGGGCTCGCGGGGGTCCAACGGTTCTCCCACAATACACTCGGGTCCTGCGCTGTCCGTCCGCGATGCGCCCACAATCAACAGCCTGCTCGCCCGGTCGCGTCCGGCCCACGCGAGGGTGGACTCTCTACTGGAGCGTCTCTCCGCCGCACCCCCCGTCTCCCCCCACTCCGTCATAGTTCACCCCCGCGCCGCTCCCACGCCGTCACCCCCCTCCTCTAATGAG GATTCGGCGGATTCTTGCGGCGCCCCGCCGGGTTCCAAACGGAAACGGAAACCGGAACGCACAATACGTGTTCCTGTACCACCTCCTCCGCCCGCTGAAGTACCAAGACCCGCAACACCGCCTAGAGTTTTACCAGTACCGACACAGCCGTTAGAAAATGGCGACACAGGACACATGACACAAAACGGACCACAGAAACCTCCCACTCCACAGCCACCAGAACCACACGCTAGAAGAAAAACACGATCAGGTTCCGCTGAGACCATAGACGATATAGCGGCCATGATCGCCAGTACAGACTCAGAGCGTCGAGATACAATCCCAGAACCGGCTCCACCTGAACCGGAAGTTCCGGTCACAGTTGATAAACTAAAAAGTGTCTTAGCAAGTCCAGAACCCGAAGTGAAATCGCCGCCAGCCATACAGAACTGCCCGCAGCCGGAGCCGAAATCTCCGAAGAAGTCGCCTAAAAAAGAGGAACCGGAAACGCCTCCCGCTGCGGCCGCGGCGCCGCGGAGGAGAAGCACAAGAACATCAAACACCGAATCAGCAAACGTACCAGTCGAATCACCGTCGGAAGCAAAGCCAGCGGAGCCGGAGTCCAGTGAGGCGAGGAGTGCGGAGCCGACTGCAGCTAGCTTCATGGAAGTTGAGAATCAGTTGGAGAAAATGTTCGCCGGCTTAGAAGAAGCACCGGCCTCCGAGCGGACGGAGAGCGCCAGCGACAACAAACAGACGGCCAAGGCTAGGAAACGGAGAAAATCTGCCCCCACCAAAGGCGAACGGAAGGCGTCCAAGCGCGCGAGCAGGGCTTCCACCGGCGACGAGGCGCCAAGGCGGAAGACGATCAGGAAAAAAATCGacaaaaagaaaaaggaaTCCGTCAAAGACGCGTACGACTCGGGCAGCAATGCGAGCTCCAGTCGATCGAGAGGACCCTACATACAG ATCGTGGGTCCGCGGGATTCCCCTGTTTCCGTGTCAGTCATCAACGCGGCGGCCGGCGAGGAGGAGCGCAGGACTGCGGACGAGTGGAGGAACGGCCTGCGGGCGCGGGGTCTGCACGCGAGCACGCTGGGCCTCCGCTACGACGCCTCCACTCCGGACGCCTCCTGGCTGTGCGCCTTCTGCGAGCGGGGACCTCACCACTCGGGCCTGGGAGACCTATTCGGACCTTATCCCATTGACGTCAACTCAGAGGAGTATAG TACTCTGGACGAGTCATCGAAGCGTCGTTTCACATCGTCGTCCGGGGGTGCGGAGGTGTGGTTTCACGAGGCGTGCGGCGTCTGGGCACCAGGGCTGCTGGCGGCGGGCGCCCGACTCTGGGGGCTGGCGGAGGCCGTCTGCGGAGCCCGGGGCCTCCGCTGCGGGTCCTGCGGCCGGCAGGGCGCCGCCCTGGCCTGCTCCTCCCGCGCCTGCCAGGCCGCCACTCACTACCCCTGCGCCACCTCGTGGAAACTCACCGATGACTTCAGAGCATTCTGCCCCAGACACGCCTAG